A segment of the Bos taurus isolate L1 Dominette 01449 registration number 42190680 breed Hereford chromosome 8, ARS-UCD2.0, whole genome shotgun sequence genome:
ctctttcctagaaaatcccatggatggaggatgctggtgtccatgggtcgcaaatagtcggacacaactgagcaacttcactttcttttcttcttttatggaaCATTCAGAATTAAATCTAAGGTATTAAAGGTGAAGATGGTGGTTTCTGTTGGGTGTTGGTGACCGGAAGGAGGTGTGAGCGGGGCCTCTAGGGTATTGATCACATGTTGCCTCACTGTGAAAATTCATCCAACTGATGAAAAGAGCATGGATATATTCTTTAGTATGTatgttatacttcaaaaacactTTAATATACGCCTCAAGAATAGATGCTGTAGATGCCCTCATGTGCAAGGGACTTATGAAGGGGGTGTGGCCTGGCGGACACTGCCaagggatggagcccaggaagacgcatggaggaggaaatgggaagtcCCAGGGGCTCCACAAAGAGAGCAGAGGCAACACAGCCCCTCCCCAGAGAAACCAAGGCCCTGAGAACAGGTGAGGGAAAAACAGAAAGCGCCTTACTCGGCAGCTGGACTTTGCTGTGGAGAAGTCCCCAGCACGCAGCATTTCCATGTGCACAGCCCAGTTCTTGCCTCTTCCATCTACATATAACAGTTTATAGAACTTGTTCTCAAGGAAGCTTACCTTACCCTCCTGGAGATGGAAGGGTTCGAGCAGAGGTGCTACGAGCATAAGGAGGAAATCAGGGAAGGATGCTGTAGCCGAGCTACAGAGCTCTGCCTTACCAGTCAGCACTGCCCCTCAACACGGGGTTTTCTCTGCACAGCTGAGCTTTCATCCTTGTTTCAGtcttctgatgctgctgctgctaagtagattcagtcatgtccaactcttcgcgaccccatggactggagcctaccaggctctttcatccatgggattttccaggcaagagtactggagtgggttgccatttccttctccatgtttcaGTCTTCTACCTATGCCTAGTAAGCCCTCCcgtgtttctcaaacttttccaaattCATCCTATTCCCTCCACCTCTTTCAAAGTAACAGACCACACTCCTATTTCACAAAGGAAAAAGGCAAATCCCACCAACACATGCCACTCACTGGTGCTTAGCAAACATTCACCAACCTATCTACCCTTTCACAAACCATCCCATCCACTCACCTTTTGTCTATCATTAACCTTGCTTTCCATCCACTTGTTCCTCCATCCATCTAGCTATCTTTCCTTATGTCCCGTTCGCCCACTCATCCTTCCATCTGTTTGCCTATAAACTCATCTTTTGTTACATCTCTCCATTCTCCCCTTTATCAATAGACTGCTCACTCCATCTCTCTGCCCAGCATCCTTTCACCCACCCTCCCAACCATCTTCCTTTCCACCCATTCATCCTCCCAACTTCCCCATCCACCCTCTCATccactcactcatttattcatcacccaatttactcatttattcctGTATCCTTGTGTTAAGTATCTTTTAACTAATGATACAGGGGAACATTTTAGTTGGGGCAGACAGGGTAAATGAAGTAAATAAGTAGCGTTATTTTAGATCTAAGAAGTGGTGTCGAGGAAATACAACAGGGAGATGTGATACGAGGGGTGGCCTGTTTTAGCTCACGTGATCAAGTAAAACTCAGAGGAGCAGCTGAGTTGCATATGTAAAGAAACGACTCATGACAAGGTTAGTCGGGAGAGTAAATGCGTCCAGGGAGACAGCCAAGGTGCAGACCTGAGGTGGGAATGGCCTTGGCATCGTCAAGGCAGGAAGGAGGCCtgctggctggggtggggtgggtgagggATGCAGTGGGAgatgagagagaggagggggccTGAGAGCCAAGGCAGGGAGTTGCAAcctttttttaagaagaaatgagAAGGCACTGGGGGTGATGAGCAGGGAACTGGCATGACTCCTGCTCTAAAGCAAATATTCAGAAAGCTACATGGAGGGTAACATAGAGCACACAGGGTGGGAGCTGAGACCAGTCTGGAGGTCCAGGGAAGAAGGACCCGGGGGCAGCAGTGGGATACCTACCAGGTGCCAGGCCCTGCCTGGGGCACGGACTGGGATGTTGAAACAAGAAAGACAGGGTCCCTGTGCTCAGGAGGAaccagtctgtgtgtgtgtgtatgtgtgaagtgTATAtacatgtgctgtgtgtgtgtctctgtattgtgcctgtgtgtgtgtgtgtgaagtgtggtatacatgtgttgtttgtgtgtgtatctgtgtattgtgtgtgtgtgtgtgtggtgtgagaatCCTGCGGACCTGGTTGTTTGTCCTATGATTAGGGCGTGTTAGTGACATACTGATAGGCAAGGACCAGAGATGCTGGAACATCCCACTCCATGAAGACAGCATCAATTCAAAATCCCTGTAGCAGCTCTGTAGAGAAACACCATATCAAATTATGACTCAATAATTACAAATAAGTACTCTTTCCCTCCCTAATTTTGCATCATAAGCATTTCACCAAATcattaaagtttttctttaataaaaactcTTGCTCATAAGTTTTTGCCTACATCTCTCCactttcaaacttaaaaaatacaatttttctcCTGTGTCATTCAGTTCACCTAATGAGCCTACAAAGTAGATGACTGAACTGGGTTGGGAGAAGAGCAAAGCGAGGTTCAGAATTGATCAGGCAAGCTCAGAGGTCAGAGGTCATATTGGAGTTTTCTTACCACTTTTCCCAAGCACTTCCTATGGCACTGGGAAATCAGAGAGTTTGTTAATGACTTGGATGGAGTCAGGCCCCAACCATGATCTTTGAGTTGGATCAAGTCATTCAGATCTACGGTTGATTTAAACCTTGGAATGAAGAACCAGAAAGACTTCAAGAACTCAGATTCTTGATTGCAAAGTCGAAGATTCCCAGACTTCAGAGCTTTACACTTAGGGAACACCAAAGCTTTCGAATCACACACTTTCAGAACTAGAACTAGAATGGTCCAGTCCTCTGGAAATGAAGTATAGTGGGGCAAGGGGACCTTTGCCTGGAGACGCCTCAGGTGGAGACACACCTCccttctttgctcctttgtccttctccccttcctcctcctccccattctCATCCCCCCAACTCCCCCACACCCCCTCACTTTCCTCATTGAGCATCCCCCAGCCAGGTATCCAGTAGGATGAGTTACTGGGGAGCTTCATGCCAGGGatcaggaggcaggcagggatgATGTAGGAAGTGAAGTTCACAGGATAGAGCAGCTGCAACATGGCAATATCACTCCCAAAGGGATGTAACTTCTTGAAGTCTGGGTGCGTGATAATCTGGCTCACAGACACCTCCCGGGTGTGCTGGGACAGCTGGGTGCTTCCTAACAGACCCCGTAGTTCCACAGGGCTTtggatttcctggagaaggaaaggcacaCTGTCACCATCATCTCCAAGTGGGGACAAGCTCTTTCCCTGCATCCTCATCTAACTGCCACACGCCTCTGGACCCCTCTGCTCCATGTGATGCCAGACAGCTTCTGTCTCCCCATTTCTAATGTTCAGGAGGCCTTCTTTCTTGAGGCTAATTGATACCCTACTTACAGTTTCAGATATATGGCTGGCTTCTCCATCACACACTAGAATGGCAGAAGCACTGTATCCTTGTTCTGGAAAGGTCCTTGGTGGGGTCATCAAATGAAGGCCTTTTGATTGTACACAGCAGGCATTCTGGCTCAGTCCCAGATCCAACTTTACCTTTCCTGAGACTCCATACAACCCACCTTCTGGCCCCacactctttcttttttcaacaCCTGCCGAAAGCCTGCTTCACTGAATTACAAGGACTTGCAAaagatttgttaaataaatgagcaaatgaagGCAGGAAACAGAACCTTGCCTTGACCCCCCAACACAGGTGCTGAATCTTACTCCCTCCCTCACTGTCTTCACAGCTCATCTACTTGGAGACCCTCTCTCACGTTCCCCTCACCCAACCCTTCCCCTCCAGCAAGGCCTCCCTCTCCACACACCTTCTCCTGATCCCCCACCCCATCTGCTCTGCCCTTCTCAACCATGCTGGGCTTTCTTTTCTGACAGGATGGAGACATGGTGAGGTGGGACTTGCCACCCCTGGTGCCACCGAGGCCTTGCACGGAACATGGCACAGAGTGGGTGCCGATAGACTCTGAGCCCCCAAAGCTCCAGTGCCCAGACCTGGGCTTGATGCCTGAACTCCCTGGCGACCCCTCCTCATTCGTTTAGAAATCAGTCACTGAGCCAGCCCCACCTGGCTAGCTGAATTAGACTCCTGAGCAGCCCTGTCACTCTCGCAGGGAGCCCACCTCCCCCTTATGCAGCCGGGCACCACAGCTCCCCACATGCACGCCAGTGACCATGACTCCTCCTGGGCACACAGTTTAGCAGGAGTAATAAGAATCGCCCAGCTGCTGGTCACACATGCGGTCCCAGGCCTCCATCTAGAGTCTGACACCGGGAAATAAGGGGACACTGAGAAGGAGCTGTGATCAGAGATGGATCCACACCACATGGCAGCGAGGACTGACACTGCCGCTCTCCTGACGCACACCTGTGTTGGGGAACGGACACAGGGGCTGAGGGCAGAGCATGAGGAGGATCTGGGCAGGTGAGCGGGGAGGACAGTCCACATGGAGGGTACACAGGCCAAAGGCAGGGACGACATGCCTCTGAAGGCCACAGACTGCCCAGAGGAAAGCCCAGAGGAGCCAACGTAGGACACCATcccccttttctcttcttctcctgcatCCCCCTCCCCTGCCAGAGCCTGTGCTTGCAGCCTAGGAAGGAGACTCACTTGAGAAAGCAGTGGGCAGTGGAAAGAAGCCAGCTGGAGTTAATGAGGACAGCTCCACAGATGTGCGAGCCCTGGGACCACAGGCTGGCCTGCCACAGCCTCCGGCCAGCCTCCACATCCCGGCCACCATAGATCCTCCCCATCACCTTGGATATCCCGCACACTGTGGAGACTCCCCTGCCGCCTACAATAGAGACACTGGTGGTACCCCAAATGTTGCATAGGAAAGCCTCCCTGTTTCACATATAGGAAAATCAAGGCCTGGCCTCCAGCAGCCTAGCCAAAATGACAGGGCTACCTGGACTCTGCCTTCACTGGCTGCCACTGAGGACTGGAGAGCAGAGCACAACACATCAAGCCCTATGAGGATGAAGACCCGGGGGTCTGGGGGGACCAGCTCCCAGGAACATCTCCAGGCAGATGGACATCCTTGAGCAAGGCTGCCAAGTGCTGGGCATGACACACACCTCATTTCCCTCACCTAACATGCCTCCATGCCTTATCTTGTACATCAAAGAACTAAAGGTCTCAGAAGTTGCCAACATTGCTTTCTCAAGATCATGGCTTCTAAGGGCCTGTGCTCCCTCCACTCTACCCCATGTCTTAGGGAGGGAGATTTGCAGGCAGAAGTTGTGGTGCTGTGTGATCTGGGCAATTCACTCCCCTCACTGACTCTGTAGGAGTCTCCATTTcaaaaggaagaaggaggggGCTAAAGGGGACAGCCCTGCTTCAGGGACTTACACCTGGGAGGCAGGAGTGTGCCCAGGCCCCTGAGGCCGGGCATCCTGGTCTAGGGCCTGGACTCCCAGGGCCTCAGTGAGGGGAATGACACCCTGGTCCCTGGACTCAGGCCCATTCCCTCAGTAGTCCTAGAACTTTCCTCCACCCAGCCTCCAACCTCTGGGCCAGACCCTGCTAGTCCCCTCTCCCACAGCCCCACAAAGGGATTGGGTCTCTTCCCACCCAGAGGCCTCACAGTGGAGGGCCTGACCCACCTGTGTGGAGGGGATCTCTGGGCTGCCTGGTTGGAGGGAAGGGCAGAGAAACGATGAGACTTAGTGACTCACCAGGCCCTGGTCACAGCCAGCCGCCCTCAGGCCCTGAAGGTTAGGAGATCTTGGACCGAATGGAGGCCCCAACACACCTGTAGCTCCTGGAGCCAACCTCTGTGCTTGCCAAGTCGGAGCGCAGCCCCTCAATGCTCCCCCATCGCCTGCAGTTGGGCCGGGGGCGGCCGTGGCTGGGGACCCTCGCAGCTCCAGGGTGGCCAcgttcagcagcagcagccagagaagAGCCGCGGGCTGGCCTAGGCCTTGGGGGATCCCCGCCTCCCCGCCCATTGCCAGGGTGACTGACCCCAGCCTGACCCCACCCTGCTCTGGCCCCGCCCCAAGCCCCAAGCCCACCCGGATCTTCTTAATAACTTTATAAACAAATCTAGTTCGATAAAATTTATATACCATGATGTTCACTTATTACACAGGACAAATCAATGAgtttcagtaaatttttaaaaaaatttttgtatttaaataaaccttttattttagaagttttaGGTTTATGAAAAAGCTACAAAGATAATACAAAGACTTCCAATATCCCTCTCACCCCGTTTCTCCTAATGTTAAGATCTTCTATTACTACAGTACATTTATCATAACTAGTGAGCCAATATTGATACATGGTTGTTAACCTTTGTCTActcttttttcttcagttttttaagtTTGAGATGCATAGCATAGTGATTTGCCTTACATGCATCATGAAATGGTCATCACAATAAATTTAATGAAGCCACATaggtacaaaatgaaagaaattggGAAAAAGTGTATTTCCTGGTGATTAGAACC
Coding sequences within it:
- the LOC132345910 gene encoding putative serine protease 47, translated to MGGEAGIPQGLGQPAALLWLLLLNVATLELRGSPATAAPGPTAGDGGALRGCAPTWQAQRLAPGATGGRGVSTVCGISKVMGRIYGGRDVEAGRRLWQASLWSQGSHICGAVLINSSWLLSTAHCFLKCASGERQCQSSLPCGVDPSLITAPSQCPLISRCQTLDGGLGPHEIQSPVELRGLLGSTQLSQHTREVSVSQIITHPDFKKLHPFGSDIAMLQLLYPVNFTSYIIPACLLIPGMKLPSNSSYWIPGWGMLNEENHPGLSSYFLILYFITAAESLLPCKRLLLTALNLTHSAQEHSKYHQSLMANVPRNLSCQRHP